AGTTCTAGTAATGCCTCAGACCCGGTTTCTAACATGGTATGGGTTAACATTAAAGTCAGAATTGGACGACCCAAATCATTCCAATACTGTTGAATATATGCCAGTTCGCTTTTAAGTTGGTCTACTAAAAAATGGTAATCAAGGGTTAAGTAAAACTGCTCTGCATCTAAAAATGAAGGTAAGAATACAATTGTTTCACCCCGGAGGCGGAAGGTTCTAGATGTAGTCAAACTCCGCAAGCGGCGCACCGGACGACCTGTTAAACCTAATTTATCGTTGCGTCCAATTTGCGTATAGATAGATGAAAGTTCACTAGCTTGTCTTACTTGAATTGGTGCGACTTGCTTTGGTGTTTGGGTTTCAATGCCATGAACTGCTAATTCTGCTTGTAAATCTTCATCTTCTGCTAACAGGGCAATTTGTACTAAAGCATCTCGTTTTTTTCCTACACATAAATATCTACCCAAGGGGTCAATATCGCCAACTGCGATTAACCCCTCACTCAACATTTGCCCCAAATAATATAAACTTTGCGCCCATACTAAGGGAACGTTTTCATTAGGTAAACGCGGCTGGCTTTGGGGTTCTAACTTTTCTGCTTCGACATTTTCGGCGGGAACATAATACAGTTCTGGTAAGAAGTATAAACCTTCCCGTTCTACTAGTAAGGATTCTAAACGTTCTTGGTAAAATTGGGCTTGTTTTTCATCACCACGAAACAACCCATCTAAAAGTAAATAAGTGAAAAATAACGGCCATTCACATTCGATATGTTCAAACTGTTTGAGTTCCCAAGGTTCGTAATGCAGACGTTGAGTATCTTCTAAAACGGTTTGGTGTCCATCACGCAAGAAGCGTTTGCAGCCGTATTTGCCTTGGAGTTTGTTGATGATATCGTTGAGTGTGCGATCGCGCAACTGCACATCTTCCACAGCAAACGCCGGATAACTAATAATACTTAACAATGCCGCATCAATTTCCTTAGATGCAGATTCTCTTGGTAATAACGATTCTAAGGTACTACGAGCGCGGGCAATTTCATCTGGGAGAACGTGAATTACAGATGCTTGACTACCCCAAACTCCAAACAAATCGAGTTCGTTCATTGCTTCTAAAGCAGCCTTAGCCATCCCCACAGAACTGGCGTTTAACTCTACATTACCATGATTGATTTTATTCCCCCGTTCCCAAATCCCATAATCAGGGGTACGATAAGCCCGACCAATGTAATAAACCAAATTTTGGACAAAGTTTACTTCATCAATGGTGTAGATAATCTGCAATCCTGAAGCTGTCATTTGTGCCAGTATCAATAAAAATATAGATGTGGCATCTAATTGCAAATGTCCCCATTCATCATCACCAACAACGATATCACCAGTAGCAGTGTTGTATTTGGCGTGTAACCCATCCAAAGGTGACTGAGTTTCCTTAAACTGTTCCACCTTATGCGCCTGACGCATCATCGCAAACAGCAACCCGCGCATCAGCTTAATAACGCTGTGTTTTAACTCGTAGGTGCGTCCTTTATCTTCATCAACCTTACGGTACGCCAGCGCTAAACCCCACACAGCCAAAATGCTGTAAACATTATCTCTCACCCAAGCATCTGTATAATCACCGTGGGCAGTGATGGCGGTACTCGCAGGTAGCAAACCAGTGATAGGACTTTGACGAGTCAAAATCACCGTTTTGATTTGCTGATAGTAGTATTCCAGTCGAGTATGTAGTTCGGTGGCTGTTTTCATCATCTTCTTAAACGCAGCTTGCAGACTTACCCTGTGGCTGTGGTATCAATTGTATAAGCCAAGCCAAAGTTTAGGCGATGGTATTACAGCTGAGGGTGGTGAGGATTTTCTATTATCTCGTATTCGTGAGTATTTGATTACAGGATTGTTAACGAATAATTACGAATGTAGAAATTCAATTGGGGAGTCGTTGTTGTCTCTAAAAACGTGGAATTGAAGATGGCAAACCAACTCGCATAAATAATCTTGCGAATGCTTGAGAAAAGTGTTCTAAGTAAGGAGACTTTAACCGCCACCTAAAGCCAAGCTCTGTGGCGTGTTTCAAAACATATTCGTAAGGTAGACTATATATCTCTCTAAAATCTACAACCAGGGCTTCCTTGTTATTCTCAGGGTTCGTTGGTGATGCAAGTAGATGTAAACCTTCAATTCTACCTGTTAAAACCTCGTTCCATTTGCCCTTGGTAGCAAATTTTGGGTTAGTTTCTTCAAATTCTGAAATTAGGTTAATTGTACAAACGACTACTTGATTAACCTTTTTGTTGTCTAGATCACAGCTTTGAGTTAAAACAATTAAATCTAATTCGTTTACTTCTACCTCTACTTCTTGAGTTTCGTTATCTTTTGTTCCAAAGGTGGTAGGGTCAAATAGTGGTACTGGTACTAGACACCCAGGCAGGTAATCACCTTGCCTGAGAGTCGGCTCATTAACCTGCACCCAGAAAGGGTCTATCGTCATTCTTCATCTAAAAGATACAGCAGAGGTTTTTTACGCCCTTTAAACTGGGCAATCATACGTACACGCTCTGAGCGTTTTGGTGGGACTGGATTGTAATCTATTTCATCAATATTATTGAAATATTCTAAGTATTGCTTAATTTCTTTCAATACCTGCAAAGCATTTTCTGTTACTTCAGCAATTTTTCGCCCTTCTGGGCTTTGCAACTGAGATGTAACAGTTGGTTCAGTTACTATCAATCTAAGCGGGGGTGATATACCGTTAGGACGTTGGCGTGTAATTGTAGCCATTAGTTGATCAACTCCCTTGTTCGTTCCGTAATACAAGCTTCAAAAACTTCATCAGCCAGCTTGTGCAGTTGTTCCAAAAAACCCCAAATTTCTACTTCATTATTTGGTGTATTTCGTTCTTTAAATATGTCAATATCCAAAAGTACAGAGACTATATCTGGCACTGGAGGAGGAACTAT
Above is a genomic segment from Nostoc sp. MS1 containing:
- a CDS encoding glycoside hydrolase family 15 protein, whose protein sequence is MKTATELHTRLEYYYQQIKTVILTRQSPITGLLPASTAITAHGDYTDAWVRDNVYSILAVWGLALAYRKVDEDKGRTYELKHSVIKLMRGLLFAMMRQAHKVEQFKETQSPLDGLHAKYNTATGDIVVGDDEWGHLQLDATSIFLLILAQMTASGLQIIYTIDEVNFVQNLVYYIGRAYRTPDYGIWERGNKINHGNVELNASSVGMAKAALEAMNELDLFGVWGSQASVIHVLPDEIARARSTLESLLPRESASKEIDAALLSIISYPAFAVEDVQLRDRTLNDIINKLQGKYGCKRFLRDGHQTVLEDTQRLHYEPWELKQFEHIECEWPLFFTYLLLDGLFRGDEKQAQFYQERLESLLVEREGLYFLPELYYVPAENVEAEKLEPQSQPRLPNENVPLVWAQSLYYLGQMLSEGLIAVGDIDPLGRYLCVGKKRDALVQIALLAEDEDLQAELAVHGIETQTPKQVAPIQVRQASELSSIYTQIGRNDKLGLTGRPVRRLRSLTTSRTFRLRGETIVFLPSFLDAEQFYLTLDYHFLVDQLKSELAYIQQYWNDLGRPILTLMLTHTMLETGSEALLELMQELKDGVCNGVAVKLGRLNQLMLTGAIQRIDFLSDVEFHQSAVQDASKRCYYLAYHPGKSWRLGHTQEFQVEYETNLGLLLSSLRASENLYEQIELLQTLTRLQGLEFDTGFGESGQPVTVADLLDEIYTKAGELGLWAVVRRAAGLRQMVDIGLSDAVTSILIRGKQIAVGRAYSEASLISVPMPHNEIAEKINNFCREDIRDRVLTQEVLIYLGNLIRSEPELFQGLLTLRVGYLILLITSELAQELQVTQDEGYERLMELAPFEVKTRLHRVLTAYPGVSKLLLQQESLHVKQKESDIDWVVLPEINEEMEIPLGGWRRFRQAEGALNRVPKNFFQQVWLIMQHCKGLVIGDKLERRNRLDSEVMLSEMTPGEKNFALRIDHLLNKIEAPEYRQVNIEALMEVAAIASRNPKLQIEEYIVLDVLIGHAVRLAWLENHPERGDRYDEDKASAWRSFYNTSPKECATYILKAFKFLTEFVK